A single window of Leopardus geoffroyi isolate Oge1 chromosome D4, O.geoffroyi_Oge1_pat1.0, whole genome shotgun sequence DNA harbors:
- the LRRC8A gene encoding volume-regulated anion channel subunit LRRC8A, producing the protein MIPVTELRYFADTQPAYRILKPWWDVFTDYISIVMLMIAVFGGTLQVTQDKMICLPCKWVTKDSCNDSFRGWAAPGPEPTYPNSTVLPTPGAGPTGIKYDLDRHQYNYVDAVCYENRLHWFAKYFPYLVLLHTLIFLACSNFWFKFPRTSSKLEHFVSILLKCFDSPWTTRALSETVVEESDPKPAFSKMNGSMDKKSSTVSEDVEATVPMLQRTKSRIEQGIVDRSETGVLDKKEGEQAKALFEKVKKFRTHVEEGDIVYRLYMRQTIIKVVKFILIICYTVYYVHNIKFDVDCTVDIESLTGYRTYRCAHPLATLFKILASFYISLVIFYGLICMYTLWWMLRRSLKKYSFESIREESSYSDIPDVKNDFAFMLHLIDQYDPLYSKRFAVFLSEVSENKLRQLNLNNEWTLDKLRQRLTKNAQDKLELHLFMLSGIPDTVFDLVELEVLKLELIPDVTIPPSIAQLTGLKELWLYHTAAKIEAPALAFLRENLRALHIKFTDIKEIPLWIYSLKTLEELHLTGNLSAENNRYIVIDGLRELKRLKVLRLKSNLSKLPQVVTDVGVHLQKLSINNEGTKLIVLNSLKKMVNLTELELIRCDLERIPHSIFSLHNLQEIDLKDNNLKTIEEIISFQHLHRLTCLKLWYNHIAYIPIQIGNLTNLERLYLNRNKIEKIPTQLFYCRKLRYLDLSHNNLTFLPADIGLLQNLQNLAVTANRIEALPPELFQCRKLRALHLGNNVLQSLPSRVGELTNLTQIELRGNRLECLPVELGECPLLKRSGLVVEEDLFNTLPPEVKERLWRADKEQA; encoded by the exons ATGATTCCAGTGACAGAGCTCCGCTACTTTGCGGACACGCAGCCAGCCTACCGGATCCTGAAGCCATGGTGGGACGTGTTCACCGACTACATCTCCATTGTCATGCTGATGATCGCGGTCTTTGGGGGCACACTGCAGGTCACCCAGGACAAGATGATCTGCCTGCCTTGTAAGTGGGTCACCAAGGACTCCTGCAACGACTCATTCCGGGGCTGGGCAGCCCCTGGCCCAGAGCCCACCTACCCCAACTCCACGGTCCTGCCGACCCCCGGCGCAGGCCCCACGGGCATCAAGTACGACCTGGACCGGCACCAGTACAACTACGTGGACGCCGTGTGCTACGAGAACCGCCTGCACTGGTTCGCCAAGTACTTCCCCTACCTGGTGCTGCTGCACACGCTCATCTTCCTGGCCTGCAGCAACTTCTGGTTCAAGTTTCCACGCACGAGCTCGAAGCTGGAGCACTTCGTGTCTATCCTGCTCAAGTGCTTCGACTCGCCTTGGACCACACGCGCCCTGTCCGAGACGGTGGTGGAAGAGAGCGACCCCAAGCCGGCCTTCAGCAAGATGAACGGCTCCATGGACAAGAAGTCGTCGACGGTCAGCGAAGACGTGGAGGCCACCGTGCCCATGCTGCAGCGGACCAAGTCCCGGATCGAGCAGGGCATCGTGGACCGCTCGGAGACGGGCGTGCTGGACAAGAAGGAGGGTGAGCAGGCCAAGGCGCTGTTCGAGAAGGTGAAGAAGTTCCGCACCCACGTGGAGGAGGGGGACATCGTGTACCGCCTCTACATGCGGCAGACCATCATCAAGGTGGTCAAGTTCATCCTCATCATCTGCTACACCGTCTACTACGTGCACAACATCAAGTTCGACGTGGACTGCACCGTGGACATCGAGAGCCTGACGGGCTACCGCACCTACCGCTGTGCCCACCCGCTGGCCACGCTCTTCAAGATCCTGGCGTCCTTCTACATCAGCCTGGTCATCTTCTACGGCCTCATCTGCATGTACACGCTGTGGTGGATGCTGCGGCGCTCCCTCAAGAAGTACTCGTTCGAGTCCATCCGCGAGGAGAGCAGCTACAGCGACATCCCCGACGTCAAGAACGACTTCGCCTTCATGCTCCACCTCATCGACCAGTACGACCCGCTCTACTCGAAGCGCTTCGCCGTCTTCCTGTCGGAGGTGAGCGAGAACAAGCTGCGGCAGCTGAACCTCAACAACGAGTGGACGCTGGACAAGCTGCGGCAGCGGCTCACCAAGAACGCGCAGGACAAGCTGGAGCTGCACCTGTTCATGCTCAGCGGCATCCCCGACACCGTGTTCGACCTGGTGGAGCTGGAGGTGCTGAAGCTGGAGCTGATCCCGGACGTGACCATCCCGCCCAGCATCGCCCAGCTCACGGGCCTCAAGGAGCTGTGGCTGTACCACACGGCGGCCAAGATCGAGGCGCCCGCCCTGGCCTTCCTGCGCGAGAACCTGCGGGCCCTGCACATCAAGTTCACGGACATCAAGGAGATCCCGCTGTGGATCTACAGCCTGAAGACCCTGGAGGAGCTGCACCTGACGGGCAACCTGAGCGCGGAGAACAACCGCTACATCGTCATCGACGGGCTGCGCGAGCTCAAGCGCCTCAAGGTGCTGCGGCTCAAGAGCAACCTGAGCAAGCTGCCGCAGGTGGTCACCGACGTGGGCGTGCACCTGCAGAAGCTGTCCATCAACAACGAGGGCACCAAGCTCATCGTCCTCAACAGCCTCAAGAAGATGGTGAACCTGACCGAGCTGGAGCTGATCCGCTGCGACCTGGAGCGGATCCCACACTCCATCTTCAGCCTCCACAACCTGCAGGAGATTGACCTCAAGGACAACAACCTCAAGACCATCGAGGAGATCATCAGCTTCCAGCACCTGCACCGCCTCACCTGCCTTAAGCTGTGGTACAACCACATCGCCTACATCCCCATCCAGATCGGCAACCTCACCAACCTCGAGCGCCTCTATCTGAACCGCAACAAGATCGAGAAGATCCCCACCCAGCTCTTCTACTGCCGCAAGCTGCGCTACCTGGACCTCAGCCACAACAACCTGACCTTCCTCCCCGCCGATATCGGCCTCCTGCAGAACCTCCAGAACTTGGCGGTCACGGCCAACCGG aTCGAGGCACTGCCCCCGGAACTCTTCCAGTGCCGGAAGCTGCGGGCGCTGCACCTGGGCAACAACGTTCTGCAGTCACTGCCCTCCAGGGTGGGCGAGCTGACCAACCTGACCCAGATCGAGCTGCGGGGCAACCGGCTGGAGTGTCTGCCCGTGGAGCTGGGCGAGTGCCCGCTGCTCAAGCGCAGCGGCCTGGTGGTGGAGGAGGACCTGTTCAACACGTTGCCGCCCGAGGTGAAGGAGCGGCTGTGGAGGGCCGACAAGGAGCAGGCCTGA